A single genomic interval of Peribacillus sp. FSL H8-0477 harbors:
- a CDS encoding L,D-transpeptidase family protein has translation MKKRIIFTFILFLFILSISQPKETLAAECSKTAFSIILKEKTDLKEKKDPASVTVKTLAKGKQLAVVKRKHSWYHVCYNNRPVYVKAHSAKEVFTVDEKGIMNKALKEKGAKQILTVIGEKNTSTSAAIRAYENKYGEWRRVLIKMSGVVGKKGFTNQKSEGDGKTPIGMYAFGTAFGKTKKLDSITWPYKKTTKNDFWVDDPASKDYNKWVRYTGNPDKKWKSYEVMNHPLYRYGAVISYNMDPVIKGKGSAIFLHVWRGRGTSTAGCAATTEKNVVRILSWLDPAKNPQIVLSSKTSLKNL, from the coding sequence TTGAAAAAAAGAATTATTTTTACGTTCATACTGTTCCTTTTCATTCTGAGTATAAGTCAACCAAAGGAAACATTAGCTGCTGAATGCAGCAAGACTGCTTTTAGCATTATTTTAAAGGAAAAAACGGACTTGAAAGAAAAAAAGGACCCTGCATCAGTCACCGTGAAAACGCTGGCGAAAGGGAAACAACTAGCTGTGGTCAAGCGGAAACACAGTTGGTACCATGTTTGTTATAATAACCGTCCTGTATATGTTAAAGCCCATTCTGCAAAAGAAGTCTTCACCGTAGATGAGAAAGGAATCATGAACAAGGCTCTTAAGGAAAAAGGTGCAAAACAGATTTTGACTGTCATTGGAGAAAAGAATACCAGTACAAGTGCCGCCATTCGAGCATATGAAAACAAGTATGGGGAGTGGCGAAGAGTATTAATTAAGATGTCTGGGGTCGTTGGTAAAAAAGGCTTCACCAATCAAAAAAGTGAGGGTGATGGAAAAACCCCAATAGGAATGTATGCATTTGGGACAGCCTTTGGAAAAACAAAAAAACTTGATTCGATAACGTGGCCTTACAAAAAAACGACGAAGAATGATTTTTGGGTAGATGATCCAGCATCAAAAGATTATAACAAATGGGTGCGTTACACAGGTAATCCAGATAAAAAGTGGAAATCTTATGAGGTGATGAATCATCCTCTTTATAGATACGGAGCTGTGATTTCGTATAATATGGACCCTGTTATTAAAGGGAAGGGCAGTGCCATTTTCCTTCATGTCTGGCGGGGTAGAGGAACAAGTACCGCTGGATGTGCGGCAACAACAGAGAAAAATGTTGTTCGTATTCTTTCTTGGCTTGATCCTGCAAAAAATCCACAGATTGTTTTGTCTTCAAAAACTAGCCTAAAGAATTTATAG
- a CDS encoding 2-hydroxyacid dehydrogenase produces MSKPSVFITRKMVPDVIENLKKQFEVRIWDSEEDAVPPEILLEEAKKVDALFITISDKIDYSLLAQAENLKVIANMAVGYDNIDVEAANSKGIAVCNTPDVLTDTTADFTFALLMATARRIAEGAETVKRGNWQSWSPLLLAGHDIHHKTLGIIGMGEIGEAVARRSLGFEMEILYHNRSRKPVAEQQLGAVYCRFEELLERSDYVVCMTPLTDETENMFDAGAFKRMKDSAIFINTSRGRVVDEDALHKALVQREIAGAGLDVFTIEPIGSDHPLVSLPNVLATPHIASSSIETRIEMMTLCSENISRILTRRKPKTLVNKEWLSAKEDFGGLSN; encoded by the coding sequence ATGAGTAAACCGTCCGTTTTTATTACAAGGAAAATGGTACCTGATGTTATCGAGAACTTAAAGAAACAGTTTGAAGTTAGAATATGGGACTCTGAAGAAGATGCAGTTCCCCCGGAGATTTTGCTTGAAGAGGCAAAAAAGGTCGATGCACTATTCATCACGATTTCAGATAAAATTGACTACAGCCTCTTAGCGCAGGCTGAAAATTTGAAGGTAATCGCTAATATGGCAGTAGGCTACGATAATATTGATGTGGAAGCTGCAAATTCTAAGGGAATTGCTGTATGTAATACCCCAGATGTTTTAACGGATACAACGGCGGACTTCACCTTTGCGCTTTTAATGGCAACGGCGAGAAGGATAGCCGAAGGTGCTGAAACAGTTAAGCGGGGAAACTGGCAATCGTGGAGTCCGTTGCTACTAGCTGGTCATGATATTCATCATAAAACATTAGGAATAATTGGGATGGGAGAAATCGGCGAAGCGGTTGCTAGACGGTCCCTTGGATTTGAAATGGAAATTCTCTACCATAATCGGAGCAGGAAGCCAGTAGCTGAGCAGCAGCTAGGGGCTGTTTATTGCAGATTCGAAGAATTACTGGAACGTTCCGATTATGTTGTCTGTATGACTCCCTTAACAGACGAAACCGAGAATATGTTTGATGCGGGAGCATTTAAACGCATGAAGGATTCAGCCATATTTATTAATACGTCCAGAGGGCGTGTTGTTGACGAAGACGCATTACATAAAGCGCTTGTTCAAAGGGAAATAGCCGGGGCAGGACTGGATGTATTCACAATTGAGCCCATTGGTTCTGATCACCCATTGGTTTCATTACCGAATGTGCTTGCTACTCCTCATATAGCAAGTTCAAGCATAGAAACAAGGATAGAAATGATGACCTTATGTTCAGAAAATATCAGCAGAATTTTAACTAGAAGGAAGCCTAAAACATTAGTTAATAAAGAGTGGTTGTCAGCAAAAGAAGATTTTGGAGGATTGTCTAATTGA
- a CDS encoding homoserine dehydrogenase, which translates to MKTISIGLLGLGTVGSGVVKIIERNQDKLIHQIGCPVRIKKILVKNLNKDRDVEVPEGKLTLNPADVLNDPEIDVIIEVMGGIDETRGYLLEALKNKKHVVTANKDLMALYGSELLTVATENQCDLFYEASVAGGIPILRGLVDGLSSDRITKMMGIVNGTTNFILTKMSKNGSAYEDVLKEAQALGYAEADPTADVSGLDAARKMAILSTLGFSMNIDLADVKYEGITGISEEDLVYSKRLGYTMKLIGLSSRDGDKVEVSVQPALLPEHHPLASVNNEYNAVYVYGEAVGETMFYGPGAGSLPTATAVVSDLVSVMKNMRLGVNGRSAVSPQYSKTLKKPSEVKAKFFFRLHVKDEVGVLAKITTLFAEHGVSFDKILQLPMEEEHSSEIVLVTHRATLENFEKIQQKMNDYEMVKEIKSTYRVEGENGK; encoded by the coding sequence ATGAAAACTATCTCAATTGGCCTACTAGGACTCGGAACGGTTGGATCTGGAGTAGTAAAAATCATAGAAAGAAATCAGGATAAGCTAATCCATCAAATCGGCTGTCCCGTTCGAATAAAGAAAATTCTTGTCAAAAATCTGAATAAGGATCGTGATGTGGAAGTTCCTGAAGGGAAGCTTACTTTGAATCCTGCGGATGTTTTAAATGATCCGGAAATCGACGTCATTATCGAAGTCATGGGAGGTATTGACGAAACGAGAGGCTATCTTTTAGAGGCTTTGAAAAATAAAAAGCACGTAGTAACGGCTAACAAGGATTTAATGGCTTTATATGGTTCAGAGCTGCTGACAGTTGCCACTGAAAATCAATGTGATCTATTCTATGAAGCTAGTGTTGCAGGAGGTATCCCGATTTTACGTGGGCTTGTAGATGGATTATCGTCAGATCGGATTACAAAAATGATGGGCATTGTGAATGGTACCACCAATTTTATTCTTACGAAAATGAGTAAAAATGGCAGTGCCTACGAAGATGTATTAAAGGAAGCACAGGCACTTGGATACGCAGAAGCAGATCCAACTGCGGATGTCAGCGGACTAGATGCTGCGCGTAAAATGGCGATTCTTTCTACGTTGGGATTCTCAATGAATATCGATCTAGCAGATGTGAAGTATGAGGGGATCACGGGCATTTCGGAGGAAGATTTAGTATATAGCAAGAGGCTCGGATATACGATGAAGCTTATTGGTTTATCTTCTAGAGATGGAGATAAGGTAGAGGTAAGTGTTCAGCCTGCCTTGCTTCCGGAACATCATCCTTTAGCATCTGTAAACAATGAATATAATGCGGTATATGTCTATGGAGAAGCGGTAGGGGAAACGATGTTTTATGGTCCTGGTGCAGGAAGTCTTCCAACAGCTACAGCCGTAGTATCTGATCTCGTATCTGTTATGAAGAATATGAGATTAGGTGTAAATGGACGAAGTGCTGTTTCGCCTCAATATTCAAAAACGCTTAAGAAGCCTTCAGAAGTTAAGGCGAAGTTCTTTTTCCGTCTGCATGTAAAGGACGAAGTGGGAGTACTTGCAAAAATCACCACACTATTTGCAGAACATGGTGTCAGCTTTGATAAAATACTGCAATTGCCGATGGAGGAAGAGCATTCGTCAGAAATCGTGCTTGTAACACATCGCGCAACTCTTGAAAATTTTGAAAAAATACAACAAAAAATGAATGATTATGAAATGGTAAAAGAAATCAAAAGCACGTACCGTGTTGAAGGGGAGAATGGAAAATGA